The Candidatus Methylomirabilis tolerans genomic interval GGTCCTCTTCGTCCTGGAGCATCGGGTAATAGCCGTGGGGGGCAAGTCGTTCCGTCAGTTCGGCCACAGCCTTGCCGGGGTCGATCAGCAATCTTCCTTTGAAACGGACAGTCCCATCAAGCAGACGCCCCTCGCTAATCGCAAAGACGCCTGCCACCTCCCGTTCAAGAAAAAAAACGGCGTCCTCTTCCGGATTCAGCCAGCTTGCCATATCTTATTTATATCACGGACCCTATGAGCCGTCAAAACCTTCCACCGCCTCCCTGCAGAACTCTATGCCGCATAACGGCAGGCCCTTCGACAGGTATCCAGGCAGCGAGACTCATTGATCCCTGGGACTTGCACGGCTTACATGATAGTAAAAGGCCGCTCGAATATTCAGCCGTTCGAAGCTCATCCGCTCCGGAAACGGACCGAAGGGGGTAGCTTGCCGGATTGCTCGAATCGCCTCGTTATCCAGCGGAGCGATACCGGAGGTCTGAGTAAGCTGCAAGTCGCTCAAGCGGCCATCGCGGGTAATCCCAAAGGTGATCACGAGATTTCCGGTCAAGCCTCGCGCGTCCTGAGGGTAACTCCACACATTTTCAATTCGCCTTTTCACTCCAAGCAGATAGGACGCAAACCGCGAGTCCTTGCTGTCCAACGACACAGTCGGTCCTCCAGGAGCATCTATGTCGCCTCCCTCCCCCGCATCAGTCCCCTGGTCGGGATATTGTTGAGCATCGAGGCTTTTCCAAAGCAAAGCCAGTTGCCCTCTGAGATCGGAAGCGCGAGTCGATCCACCGACACCTTCGCCTTCAAGTGGCTCTATGTGAGCCGGCTTTTGGTTGGGGGTAACGGCCGGCCCCGACAATGTCCGCAGCGGAGGCGGCACCCAAGGGGTAAGCGCAGCGTGACGGGCAGAAGGGATGTCGGGCTTCGCTACTGTCGGCGATGCGGTCGGCGGAGTTGCACGCGCTGCATGCGGAGGAGCCGCTTTGAGGCGCGCAAGGCCTGACTTTTTCGATATTCTCGATTGGTCTATCTTTTTCGCAGGCTGGTGGGCGCGAGCGGCAAACTTTTTGAGGATCCGATGGCTACGCGGAGGCGGGGTCTGCCCGTGAACGGGTTGATTGATAATCCGGACCTGAAGCGGTCGATCGGCAGGTAGCCGGGCAGACAACTGCATTACGCTGAGCAAGCCGACAAGCACCAGATGCGCCAGCAGTGAAAAGATAATGAAGTTGCGGATCTGCGGAGACCCAGCAGGCATCATTCGCGAGCCGTCATCGTGACTCTTAACTTTTAACACTGGCAGCTACAGTAGTCCGCAACTATCACCCTTGTCAAGAGTGGATCGTTCTATGGGGCGT includes:
- a CDS encoding TonB C-terminal domain-containing protein; this encodes MPAGSPQIRNFIIFSLLAHLVLVGLLSVMQLSARLPADRPLQVRIINQPVHGQTPPPRSHRILKKFAARAHQPAKKIDQSRISKKSGLARLKAAPPHAARATPPTASPTVAKPDIPSARHAALTPWVPPPLRTLSGPAVTPNQKPAHIEPLEGEGVGGSTRASDLRGQLALLWKSLDAQQYPDQGTDAGEGGDIDAPGGPTVSLDSKDSRFASYLLGVKRRIENVWSYPQDARGLTGNLVITFGITRDGRLSDLQLTQTSGIAPLDNEAIRAIRQATPFGPFPERMSFERLNIRAAFYYHVSRASPRDQ